A single region of the Lotus japonicus ecotype B-129 chromosome 4, LjGifu_v1.2 genome encodes:
- the LOC130710941 gene encoding pentatricopeptide repeat-containing protein At1g77360, mitochondrial-like, translating to METVGKSPRKHPPKNPNKNHPTPIPKRHKPNEFPTHLDTPNVSPVARTLCNLLTRTSPPEIETALTSSGIHPSDDCVREVLKLSYNYPHSAVKFFRWAGRLQKHSPHAWNLMVDLLGKNELFDPMWDAIRSMKQEGVLTLRTFVSAFQSYCVAGRFNEAIMSFDVMDNHGIEKDVVAVNSLLSSICCEENQTSTAMEFFEEVKGKIAPDGDSFAILLEGWEKEGNAAKAKTTFGEMVIRVGWSKENVMAYDAFLLTLLRASQIEEVLRFLKVMKDHDCFPGLKFFTYALDVFVKENDAAHAIPLWDAMVAGGIMPNLIMYNAMIGLQCNNGEVDNAFRLLDEMVLHGAFPDSLTYNMIFECLVRNKKVRETESFFAEMVKNEWPPTSSNCAAAIAMLFDCDDPEAAHEIWSYMVENHVKPLHESANALLIGICSLSRFSEVRRHAEDMLDRRIIIYESTMNKLKDAFYTEGRSRKDRFDSLFRRWKARVKL from the coding sequence ATGGAAACAGTGGGCAAAAGCCCCAGAAAACACCCACCCAAAAACCCTAACAAGAACCACCCAACCCCAATTCCCAAACGCCACAAACCCAACGAATTCCCCACCCACCTCGACACCCCCAACGTCTCCCCCGTCGCGCGAACCCTCTGCAACCTCCTCACCCGAACCTCCCCTCCGGAAATCGAAACCGCTCTCACCTCCTCCGGCATCCACCCCTCCGATGACTGCGTCCGCGAGGTCCTCAAGCTCTCCTACAACTACCCCCACTCCGCCGTCAAATTCTTCCGCTGGGCCGGCCGCCTCCAGAAGCATTCTCCCCACGCATGGAACCTCATGGTCGATCTCCTTGGCAAGAACGAGCTTTTCGACCCAATGTGGGACGCGATTCGCTCTATGAAACAAGAAGGAGTGCTCACATTGCGCACTTTCGTCTCGGCTTTCCAGAGCTACTGCGTCGCCGGAAGGTTTAACGAGGCGATCATGAGCTTTGATGTGATGGATAATCATGGCATTGAGAAGGACGTTGTTGCGGTTAATTCGTTGCTCAGCTCGATTTGCTGCGAGGAGAATCAGACCTCGACGGCTATGGAGTTTTTCGAGGAGGTGAAGGGGAAGATTGCGCCGGATGGGGATAGCTTTGCCATCTTGCTTGAAGGATGGGAGAAGGAAGGCAATGCTGCAAAGGCCAAGACCACGTTCGGTGAGATGGTGATCCGTGTGGGATGGAGCAAGGAGAATGTGATGGCCTACGACGCGTTTTTGCTGACCCTGCTTCGTGCTTCGCAGATTGAGGAGGTGCTGAGGTTCCTTAAGGTCATGAAGGATCACGACTGTTTTCCAGGTTTGAAATTCTTTACCTATGCTCTTGATGTTTTTGTCAAGGAAAATGACGCCGCTCATGCAATCCCCTTGTGGGATGCCATGGTGGCCGGTGGGATAATGCCTAACCTGATCATGTACAATGCGATGATTGGGCTGCAATGCAACAATGGCGAGGTGGACAATGCGTTTCGCCTGCTGGATGAGATGGTCTTGCACGGGGCTTTCCCGGACTCCTTAACCTATAACATGATTTTCGAATGCTTGGTGAGGAACAAGAAGGTTCGCGAGACGGAGAGCTTCTTTGCTGAGATGGTCAAGAACGAGTGGCCGCCGACAAGTTCTAACTGTGCTGCGGCTATCGCAATGTTGTTTGATTGCGATGACCCCGAAGCAGCACATGAGATTTGGAGTTACATGGTTGAAAATCATGTCAAGCCACTTCATGAAAGTGCCAATGCATTGCTTATTGGTATTTGTAGCTTGAGTAGATTTTCAGAGGTCAGAAGGCATGCTGAGGACATGCTCGATCGGAGGATCATTATATATGAATCTACAATGAACAAGTTGAAGGATGCGTTCTACACAGAGGGTAGAAGTAGAAAAGACAGATTTGATAGCCTCTTCCGGAGGTGGAAAGCTCGTGTCAAGTTGTAA